In one window of Spartinivicinus marinus DNA:
- a CDS encoding response regulator produces the protein MEKKILVADDDPHIRQVIVFALQKAGMLPIEAKDGQQAVQLFEQHQPSLIILDINMPELDGLEVCKAIRKTSEVPILFLSSRDDEVDKIIGLEIGGDDYVTKPFSPRELVARVNVILKRVQPVNAEQQVNQQSAEVYEKLTHGLLVLEPETHQVFWGSQLVKLTAMEFSIIHCFMRRPEKVFDRDSIMNVAYDMNIHVSGRTIDSHIRHIRNKFQQAGCELIIETVHGVGYRLAKKVC, from the coding sequence ATGGAGAAAAAAATACTCGTTGCTGATGATGATCCCCATATTCGCCAGGTTATTGTATTTGCCTTACAGAAGGCTGGTATGTTGCCTATTGAAGCCAAGGATGGACAACAGGCCGTACAGCTGTTTGAGCAACATCAGCCTAGCTTGATTATTTTAGATATCAATATGCCAGAGCTGGATGGTTTGGAGGTGTGTAAAGCCATCAGAAAAACCTCTGAGGTGCCTATTCTGTTTTTATCATCACGAGATGATGAAGTAGATAAAATAATTGGCTTGGAAATAGGGGGTGATGACTATGTAACCAAGCCATTTAGCCCCAGAGAGCTAGTAGCCAGGGTAAATGTCATTTTAAAACGAGTACAACCTGTTAATGCAGAGCAACAGGTTAATCAGCAGTCAGCAGAAGTATATGAAAAGCTAACCCATGGTTTATTGGTGCTTGAACCAGAAACACACCAAGTGTTTTGGGGTAGTCAGCTGGTTAAACTAACAGCAATGGAGTTTTCAATTATTCATTGTTTTATGCGGCGTCCAGAAAAAGTGTTTGATCGTGATAGCATCATGAATGTTGCCTATGATATGAATATTCACGTCAGTGGCCGTACAATCGATAGCCATATTCGACATATCAGAAACAAATTTCAGCAGGCTGGCTGTGAATTAATCATCGAGACAGTTCATGGTGTCGGCTATCGGTTAGCTAAAAAGGTATGTTAA
- a CDS encoding WD40 repeat domain-containing protein, with the protein MNIFKNLVTIYTLLLIVACNSEPEYKTISALDTPEAKTQNAKMGPPTPPYDFLVLEEDLDDPRQFDQPRIQFTMRRQDLDSLAKEVWSIKKDGTDLRRVASKEYLNQFEEGVIATARPVRSPNNRYLALMMTGKRFAYDPIMLIDLKNDTAVTVEKESRQEMYLNFTHDSKKLLYRWGTTIREYDIETGKTIEKYQNEEPYMAFKIYGPNDDFIGVSYGGTIYKFKKDGKEPTYKKNFFPELYKKRRIGMFVKFSPNGRFVFALKGSAKGGNIIIDTSLDQIYDIGEQGRPSFVAFIDNEKPVFYDFRYKEFDARDLDTTPYRQKKPVIPFSLKLNDATLYNLQAGSK; encoded by the coding sequence ATGAATATATTCAAAAATCTCGTCACAATTTATACATTGTTACTGATAGTGGCTTGTAACAGTGAGCCAGAATATAAAACTATCAGTGCATTAGATACCCCTGAGGCTAAAACCCAAAATGCTAAAATGGGACCACCTACACCACCTTATGATTTCTTGGTGTTGGAAGAAGACTTAGATGACCCTAGGCAATTTGATCAGCCTCGTATTCAGTTCACCATGAGACGACAAGACTTGGATAGCCTTGCCAAAGAAGTATGGAGTATTAAAAAAGATGGTACTGATCTACGTCGAGTGGCATCTAAAGAGTATTTAAATCAGTTTGAAGAGGGAGTTATTGCTACTGCACGCCCTGTGCGCAGCCCAAACAATCGTTATTTAGCATTAATGATGACAGGTAAACGCTTTGCCTATGATCCCATAATGTTAATTGACTTAAAAAATGATACGGCAGTGACAGTAGAAAAAGAGTCCCGTCAAGAGATGTATTTGAACTTCACACATGATAGCAAAAAGCTGCTTTATCGTTGGGGGACCACAATTCGTGAATATGATATTGAAACAGGTAAAACAATAGAAAAATATCAAAACGAAGAACCTTACATGGCATTTAAGATTTATGGCCCAAATGATGACTTTATTGGTGTAAGTTATGGAGGCACTATTTATAAATTTAAAAAAGATGGTAAAGAGCCGACTTATAAGAAAAATTTTTTTCCTGAACTGTATAAAAAAAGAAGAATTGGTATGTTTGTTAAATTTAGTCCAAATGGTCGTTTTGTGTTTGCACTAAAGGGTAGTGCTAAAGGTGGAAATATTATAATTGATACAAGCCTAGATCAAATCTATGATATTGGCGAACAAGGTCGCCCTTCATTTGTAGCATTTATTGATAATGAAAAACCAGTATTTTATGACTTTAGATACAAAGAATTTGATGCAAGAGACTTAGATACAACACCATATAGACAGAAAAAACCAGTAATACCTTTTTCATTAAAACTCAATGATGCCACCCTATATAACTTACAAGCAGGAAGTAAATGA
- a CDS encoding glycine zipper 2TM domain-containing protein, protein MKKKLLACAICTSLAFSSGCENLNLNKESLGTAIGGVAGALAGSQVGKGKGRKIAILTGALIGAYVGNRIGAHLDEQDRIALQQRSVDVLNQTKDNQPVVWKSNKTDASATITPSNSRSENRPVSIVRDKRVEPVANMTLIGKPYKAVKSVNIRNMPSTIGNKVGGLNSGDVITAVGRTKSGWILVAKNNITLGYVSSSFLKPHSAAAPSEYQAVAMRDGGVTLEQVKKDQSGAIDLDSVNLDEIELVEDKVVAQTDCRNVDYKITNKGKETTETFNACKGADGAWEII, encoded by the coding sequence ATGAAGAAAAAACTTTTGGCATGCGCCATTTGCACCAGCCTTGCTTTTAGCTCTGGCTGCGAGAACTTAAACCTCAATAAAGAGTCTCTTGGTACAGCAATTGGTGGTGTTGCAGGGGCTTTAGCTGGCTCACAAGTAGGCAAGGGTAAAGGTCGAAAAATAGCCATTTTAACGGGTGCCCTGATTGGTGCTTATGTGGGTAACCGCATTGGTGCTCATCTTGATGAGCAAGACCGAATCGCCTTACAGCAGCGTTCAGTAGATGTTCTTAACCAAACAAAAGACAACCAGCCAGTTGTCTGGAAGAGTAACAAAACTGATGCATCTGCTACTATCACTCCATCCAATAGCCGCTCTGAAAATCGCCCAGTTTCAATTGTTAGAGATAAACGGGTAGAACCTGTTGCCAACATGACATTAATTGGCAAACCCTATAAAGCCGTGAAAAGCGTGAATATCCGCAATATGCCCAGCACAATTGGCAATAAAGTAGGCGGCCTTAACTCTGGAGACGTGATTACCGCCGTCGGTCGTACTAAAAGCGGCTGGATTTTAGTGGCTAAAAACAACATTACCTTAGGTTATGTCAGCAGTTCTTTTCTAAAGCCCCACAGTGCTGCCGCTCCATCAGAATACCAAGCAGTGGCAATGCGTGATGGCGGGGTTACCCTAGAACAAGTTAAAAAAGATCAATCAGGTGCCATTGACCTGGATAGCGTCAACCTTGATGAAATTGAGTTGGTAGAAGATAAAGTCGTTGCTCAAACTGACTGCAGAAATGTGGATTACAAAATAACCAACAAAGGAAAAGAAACAACCGAGACCTTCAACGCCTGTAAAGGAGCTGATGGTGCATGGGAAATTATTTAA
- a CDS encoding sensor histidine kinase yields MLTSEKQYQGRLRLRTVFLIVSLVVLVLPLGSIFFFRIYENELVRQTELSLISQAAVIAASYKQQVVNLVEAKSSYGVKINREAKPKIDNYYTPIYPQIDLAKNKSLPSRPDGITSTTHPDGVAIQAGKILAAILRDSQKTTLTGIRLLDYNGNVIAGRSELGLSFAHISEIKTAMQGHYASVIRQRISDEPPPALASISRGTGIRVFVALPIIHNGRLWGVVYLSRTPKNILKHLYAEKDKVILAGATIVVLTFLLALFTSYAISQPIYRLIKKTTRVSEGDHQSMEPLEYPVTKELELLSKSFSKMAKSLHQRSEYIREFAAHVSHELKTPLTSIQGAAELLMDHIDDMEHATKQQFLSNIQQDTDRLKRLVTRLLELARADSQTSDNETADLMVVLNKLSSRHQATGLQVELPKQHNCWVRITADNLETILINLFDNAKQHDASAVNISLKVNNQLVELIITDNGSGISQANRDKIFTPFFTTRREQSGTGLGLSIIKSLMEACQGSIRLADTEKGSSFILQFRKAGH; encoded by the coding sequence ATGTTAACAAGCGAAAAACAGTACCAAGGAAGGCTGCGGTTACGCACAGTGTTTCTTATAGTTAGTTTAGTTGTGCTGGTTTTACCCTTAGGCAGCATATTTTTCTTTAGAATTTATGAAAATGAATTGGTTAGGCAAACAGAGTTATCATTGATCTCTCAGGCAGCAGTGATTGCCGCCAGTTATAAACAGCAAGTGGTGAATTTGGTTGAAGCTAAGTCGAGCTATGGTGTAAAAATAAATAGGGAGGCAAAACCAAAAATAGATAATTATTATACGCCTATTTACCCTCAAATTGATTTAGCTAAAAATAAGTCACTACCTTCCAGGCCGGATGGAATAACTTCAACAACCCATCCCGATGGAGTTGCTATCCAAGCAGGAAAAATATTAGCAGCGATATTGCGTGACTCACAAAAAACTACCCTTACAGGCATAAGGCTGTTGGACTATAACGGCAATGTTATTGCTGGTCGGTCAGAATTGGGGTTATCTTTTGCTCATATCAGTGAAATAAAAACGGCTATGCAAGGCCATTATGCCAGTGTCATTCGACAGCGAATTTCCGATGAGCCGCCACCAGCATTGGCCTCAATCAGTCGGGGGACAGGCATTAGAGTATTTGTTGCCTTGCCAATTATTCATAATGGCCGACTGTGGGGAGTGGTTTATCTTTCACGCACGCCTAAAAATATTTTAAAACATTTATACGCCGAAAAAGACAAAGTTATTTTGGCAGGAGCTACTATTGTAGTATTGACTTTTCTGTTGGCTCTTTTTACTTCTTATGCGATATCTCAGCCGATTTACCGACTAATTAAAAAAACCACCAGGGTATCTGAAGGTGACCATCAATCAATGGAACCATTGGAATACCCTGTTACCAAAGAGCTTGAGCTATTATCGAAAAGTTTCTCTAAAATGGCTAAATCGCTGCATCAGCGGTCGGAATATATTCGTGAATTTGCCGCTCATGTCTCTCATGAATTAAAAACACCGCTTACCAGTATTCAAGGGGCTGCAGAATTACTGATGGATCATATTGATGACATGGAGCACGCAACTAAACAGCAATTTTTGTCGAATATCCAACAGGATACAGACAGACTGAAGCGTTTAGTTACTCGCTTGTTAGAGTTAGCCAGGGCAGATAGTCAAACCAGTGATAATGAAACTGCTGATTTAATGGTAGTCTTAAATAAACTGTCATCACGTCATCAAGCAACTGGCTTACAAGTTGAGCTGCCAAAGCAACACAATTGTTGGGTGAGGATTACAGCCGATAATCTTGAAACAATCCTGATAAACTTATTCGATAATGCTAAGCAACATGATGCATCAGCAGTTAATATTTCCCTGAAAGTAAATAATCAACTGGTAGAGTTAATAATTACTGACAACGGTAGTGGAATATCTCAAGCAAATAGAGACAAAATATTTACACCTTTTTTTACCACAAGGAGAGAACAAAGTGGCACAGGACTTGGCCTGAGTATTATCAAGTCGCTAATGGAGGCCTGTCAGGGAAGTATTCGCCTGGCCGACACTGAGAAGGGCTCCAGCTTTATTTTGCAGTTCAGAAAGGCAGGTCACTAA
- a CDS encoding DUF2333 family protein, whose amino-acid sequence MKSVIGVVAVLAVVSFAIGSYWSIEPDSFNVKENAKLKAEAWQVEVVPGFTTSATLSKVADTLLNKSGGYLSNDIMIPGVLLDNIPSWEFGVLVQVRDLSRAMRKSFSRSQSQSVEDKSLAKAEPKFSFDNKSFILPSTESKYKEGIQLLNKYIEKLADPSKPDAQFYTRADNLNDWLRDVESRLGSLSQRLSASVGKERLNLDLAGDPDAERATYQQSEQYDKTPWLEIDNVFYEARGAAWALIHFLKAVEVDFAGVLNKKNALISLKQIIRELEATQETVWSPMVLNGGGFGFWANHSLVMASYISRANAAIIDLRKLLQKG is encoded by the coding sequence ATGAAAAGTGTTATAGGCGTTGTGGCGGTACTAGCTGTTGTTAGTTTTGCTATTGGTAGTTACTGGAGTATTGAGCCTGATTCCTTTAATGTGAAGGAAAATGCCAAACTAAAAGCTGAAGCATGGCAAGTGGAGGTTGTGCCAGGTTTTACAACATCCGCTACTTTATCAAAGGTTGCAGACACGCTGTTAAATAAGTCAGGTGGCTACCTTTCTAATGATATTATGATCCCAGGTGTATTATTAGATAATATTCCAAGTTGGGAATTTGGTGTTTTAGTTCAAGTGCGTGATTTATCTAGAGCTATGCGGAAAAGTTTTAGTCGCTCACAGTCACAATCTGTAGAGGATAAATCGTTAGCTAAAGCAGAACCTAAGTTTAGTTTTGATAATAAAAGCTTTATCTTGCCGAGTACAGAAAGTAAATATAAAGAAGGCATTCAGCTTTTAAATAAATATATTGAAAAGTTAGCTGATCCTAGTAAGCCTGATGCCCAGTTTTATACACGAGCAGATAATTTGAATGATTGGCTGCGAGATGTGGAGAGTCGACTAGGTAGCTTGTCACAACGATTAAGTGCCAGTGTTGGAAAAGAGCGGCTTAATCTAGACCTTGCTGGAGACCCCGATGCAGAGCGGGCAACTTACCAGCAATCCGAGCAATATGATAAAACGCCTTGGTTAGAAATAGATAACGTATTTTATGAGGCTAGAGGTGCAGCTTGGGCGTTGATCCATTTCTTAAAAGCGGTAGAAGTTGATTTTGCTGGTGTATTGAATAAAAAGAATGCCCTGATTAGTTTGAAGCAAATAATCCGTGAGCTAGAAGCTACTCAAGAAACAGTGTGGAGTCCAATGGTGCTCAATGGAGGAGGGTTTGGTTTTTGGGCGAATCATTCATTAGTAATGGCATCCTATATATCGAGAGCTAATGCAGCAATTATTGATTTAAGAAAACTGTTGCAGAAAGGCTAG
- a CDS encoding FMN-binding glutamate synthase family protein → MTGSNLIVGLILLATLSLIIVAVTFYIIDITQTTHAIRRNYPIIGRFRYFFEHLGEFFRQYFFAMDREELPFNRAQRSWVYRSAKNLDSTIAFGSTRNLNPPGTVLFVNCPFPTLEADAVDPQPITIGPYCEQPYITAGIFHISGMSYGAISKPAVQALSHGAKQAGCWMNTGEGGLSPYHLEGGCDLVFQIGTAKYGVRDEHGNLSDEKLKIIADHSQIKMFEIKMSQGAKPGKGGILPAVKVTAEIAAIRGIPEGQSSISPNGHPDIKSVADLLDMVEHIRSVTGKPVGFKAVIGAYGWLDQLFALINERGIKSAPDFITIDSADGGTGAAPMSLMDYMGLPLKESLPLVVDKLAEYGLRDRVKVIASGKLINAADVAWALCLGADFVTSARGYMFALGCIQALQCNKNTCPTGITTHNPRLQKGLVVIDKTTRVVNYVRNMTYNVGVIAHSCGVKEPRQLKRYHARIVTDNGLSIPLDQLHPNIIATDKTTIK, encoded by the coding sequence ATGACAGGCAGCAACTTGATTGTTGGCCTCATTTTACTCGCCACCCTCTCCTTGATCATTGTAGCTGTTACTTTTTATATCATTGATATCACCCAAACCACCCACGCTATCCGTCGTAATTATCCAATTATTGGCCGGTTTCGCTATTTTTTTGAGCATTTAGGTGAGTTTTTCCGCCAGTACTTTTTCGCTATGGATAGAGAGGAGCTCCCGTTTAATCGCGCACAGCGCAGCTGGGTGTATCGCTCAGCCAAAAACCTGGATTCCACCATTGCATTTGGCTCAACCCGCAACTTAAACCCGCCAGGAACAGTATTATTTGTCAACTGCCCGTTTCCGACCCTAGAGGCGGATGCCGTTGATCCTCAGCCCATTACGATTGGCCCTTATTGCGAACAGCCGTACATCACCGCAGGTATTTTCCATATCTCTGGAATGAGTTATGGTGCTATCTCAAAGCCTGCTGTACAAGCCTTGTCACACGGAGCTAAACAGGCCGGCTGTTGGATGAATACTGGCGAAGGAGGGCTATCACCTTACCACCTAGAAGGCGGTTGCGACTTAGTGTTCCAAATTGGCACCGCTAAATACGGGGTAAGAGATGAGCATGGTAATTTAAGTGATGAAAAACTAAAAATCATCGCAGACCATAGCCAAATAAAGATGTTCGAAATAAAAATGAGCCAGGGAGCCAAACCCGGTAAAGGCGGTATATTACCTGCCGTAAAAGTGACCGCAGAAATTGCCGCCATTCGCGGTATACCAGAAGGCCAAAGCTCAATTAGCCCTAATGGCCACCCAGACATAAAGTCAGTAGCAGACCTGTTAGATATGGTTGAGCATATTCGCTCAGTAACAGGTAAGCCGGTTGGTTTTAAAGCCGTTATTGGTGCCTATGGCTGGCTTGACCAACTGTTTGCTTTGATCAATGAGCGTGGCATCAAAAGTGCGCCCGACTTTATTACCATTGATAGTGCCGATGGTGGCACTGGAGCAGCTCCAATGAGCTTAATGGATTATATGGGATTGCCTTTAAAAGAGAGCCTGCCACTGGTTGTCGATAAACTAGCTGAATATGGTTTAAGAGATCGTGTCAAAGTGATTGCTTCAGGTAAGTTAATTAATGCGGCCGATGTTGCATGGGCATTGTGTCTAGGTGCTGACTTTGTTACCTCTGCACGAGGCTATATGTTTGCCTTAGGCTGTATCCAAGCCTTACAGTGCAACAAAAACACTTGCCCCACTGGTATCACGACTCATAATCCAAGGCTACAAAAAGGGCTGGTAGTGATAGATAAAACAACTCGTGTCGTCAATTATGTAAGGAACATGACGTATAACGTTGGTGTAATTGCTCACTCCTGTGGAGTTAAAGAGCCAAGACAGTTAAAACGCTACCATGCTCGCATAGTAACAGACAATGGCCTATCTATACCGTTGGATCAATTGCACCCTAATATCATTGCCACAGATAAAACAACGATCAAATAG
- a CDS encoding carbon storage regulator, with product MLKLTIKKGHAICIGDDVRIEFEPEHYKDKIHVKTKIFAPDEVPVKRLEIYENREEIEKDLNDYFKRVKKNKQKKQLLKGNSFKDSQIKSSSSPQFGTYRAKHTYLPVVDQINTSIENPVNENKKQPKIIFKKKRMYNPLKATKTVQAQFEVETSSN from the coding sequence ATGTTGAAATTAACTATTAAAAAAGGCCATGCCATTTGTATAGGGGATGATGTTCGTATAGAGTTTGAACCTGAGCACTATAAAGACAAAATTCATGTCAAAACCAAAATATTTGCTCCTGATGAGGTGCCGGTAAAGCGCTTAGAAATTTATGAAAACAGAGAGGAAATAGAGAAGGACTTAAATGACTATTTTAAGCGTGTTAAGAAAAATAAGCAGAAAAAACAGTTACTGAAAGGTAACAGTTTTAAAGATAGTCAGATAAAGAGTTCTAGTTCACCTCAATTTGGAACATATCGGGCTAAACATACTTATTTACCTGTTGTAGACCAAATAAATACCTCAATTGAAAATCCTGTGAATGAGAATAAAAAACAACCAAAAATTATCTTTAAAAAGAAACGTATGTATAACCCTCTGAAAGCAACTAAAACAGTTCAGGCGCAGTTTGAAGTTGAAACTTCAAGCAATTAA
- a CDS encoding translation initiation factor — MAKRDPSDNSRLVYSTDQGRIKPTEAEETVSDTFTDGVARVRREVKGRGGKTVTTIQGLVLTGNDLKALAKKLKQRCGTGGAVKQGVIEIQGDHCDTLIAELNKLGYPAKRGGG; from the coding sequence ATGGCAAAACGAGATCCATCTGATAATAGTCGACTAGTGTATTCTACTGATCAAGGAAGGATCAAACCTACTGAAGCAGAGGAAACTGTATCGGATACTTTCACTGATGGCGTGGCCAGAGTGCGTCGTGAGGTTAAGGGTAGAGGGGGTAAAACGGTAACCACTATCCAAGGCTTGGTCCTGACAGGAAACGACCTGAAAGCATTGGCAAAAAAGTTGAAGCAGCGTTGTGGTACGGGCGGAGCGGTGAAGCAAGGGGTGATTGAAATTCAGGGTGATCATTGCGATACCCTGATAGCTGAGCTTAATAAATTAGGGTATCCAGCTAAGCGAGGAGGGGGATAG